From the genome of Winogradskyella forsetii, one region includes:
- a CDS encoding carbonic anhydrase — translation MDIENVFSNNKKWIKDKLAVDANYFEELGKGQNPELLFIGCSDSRVTAEELMGLGPGEVFVHRNIANMVSGIDLNAMSVVEYAVSHLKVNHVVVCGHYACGGVKAAMQSADLGVLNGWLRNIRDVYRIHREELNAIQDEEKKYDRLVELNVKEQCVNLIKTAAVQKAYRDRGLKVHGWVFDVHTGKLIDLKIDFEKYLMDIMEIYHLD, via the coding sequence ATGGATATAGAGAACGTATTTAGTAACAACAAAAAATGGATTAAAGACAAGTTAGCTGTCGATGCCAATTATTTTGAGGAATTAGGAAAAGGACAAAACCCTGAATTGTTATTTATAGGTTGTTCCGATAGTAGGGTAACGGCTGAAGAATTAATGGGTTTGGGACCGGGAGAAGTTTTTGTACATCGTAATATTGCTAATATGGTTTCTGGTATTGATTTAAATGCCATGTCCGTAGTGGAGTATGCGGTCTCACATTTAAAAGTGAATCATGTAGTAGTTTGCGGCCATTATGCTTGCGGAGGCGTCAAGGCAGCTATGCAATCTGCAGATTTAGGTGTGTTGAACGGCTGGTTACGAAATATTAGAGATGTCTATAGAATTCACCGTGAGGAATTAAATGCAATTCAGGATGAGGAAAAAAAGTACGATCGTTTAGTTGAATTAAATGTAAAAGAACAATGTGTTAATTTGATAAAAACAGCGGCAGTTCAAAAAGCCTATAGAGATAGAGGTTTAAAAGTTCACGGTTGGGTATTTGATGTACACACCGGAAAACTCATTGATTTAAAAATAGACTTTGAAAAATATTTAATGGATATTATGGAAATTTACCATCTTGATTAA
- a CDS encoding SulP family inorganic anion transporter, with amino-acid sequence MKDFFKHVKGDAFGGITAGIVALPLALAFGVSSGLGPSAGLYGAIFISFFAALFGGTNTQISGPTAPMTAVSMVVIAGIIAANDGSVEKALPAILTVFLLAGLIQIGLGAIGLGKYIRYIPYPVVSGFMTAIGVIILVTQILPAVGYYPKEDIDLVGQFKPLAEELILENILKEEAGEGILVLENFEETIRRAKLTTEDDIGKESQTLAKSASSGVLGTIKVLPRALKNINWLELILALSTIFIVYGFKRVTSKIPSALVALIVVSGVAYGFGLDYRPIEEIPSGLPLPHIEIFTGFSLASLTPYIFTAITLALLGAIDSLLTSVVADNMTKTKHKPNKELVGQGIGNSIGAIFGGLPGAGATIRTVVNINSGGKTRLSGMIAGVLLLVILLALGPVASEIPAAVLAGILITVGIGVMDYKGLKAIPALPKDISFGPIKLSSEVLIMLVVLVLSTFWNLVYAVGIGLVIASLMFMKKIGDLTAERSDVKSLKEETWADEGGFPSSLREEVFIKHVKGPLFFGSTSDFQALTSQIPKTAKIVIIRLGRMQYMDQSGLYAMEDMLQELKMDNIQVLFVGLLKQPRYMMERIDIIPDFIPTEHIFKDFKTCLQWVRSNVKDVH; translated from the coding sequence ATGAAAGACTTCTTTAAACATGTCAAAGGTGATGCTTTTGGTGGCATTACGGCAGGTATTGTAGCACTGCCGTTAGCATTAGCTTTTGGGGTGTCATCGGGTCTTGGGCCTAGCGCAGGTTTATATGGCGCTATTTTCATAAGTTTCTTTGCGGCACTATTTGGTGGCACCAATACACAAATATCTGGACCTACAGCACCAATGACCGCTGTAAGCATGGTAGTTATAGCCGGTATTATTGCCGCAAACGACGGTAGTGTGGAAAAAGCGCTCCCAGCAATTTTAACCGTATTTTTATTAGCAGGTCTTATACAAATAGGACTTGGAGCCATTGGCTTAGGTAAATACATTAGGTATATTCCATATCCCGTAGTGTCTGGATTTATGACTGCTATTGGTGTTATTATCTTAGTGACTCAAATTTTACCTGCTGTTGGTTATTATCCTAAAGAAGATATTGACTTAGTTGGTCAGTTTAAGCCGCTAGCAGAAGAATTAATTTTAGAGAATATTTTAAAGGAGGAAGCCGGCGAAGGTATTCTCGTTTTAGAGAATTTTGAAGAAACTATTAGGCGTGCCAAGCTCACCACCGAAGATGATATTGGAAAAGAATCCCAGACCTTGGCAAAGTCTGCAAGCTCGGGTGTTTTAGGCACAATTAAAGTATTGCCAAGAGCTTTAAAAAACATCAATTGGTTAGAACTCATTTTAGCATTATCGACGATATTCATCGTCTATGGTTTTAAGAGGGTGACTTCTAAAATACCAAGTGCGTTAGTTGCATTAATCGTAGTCTCAGGGGTAGCTTACGGTTTTGGATTGGATTATAGACCCATTGAGGAAATTCCATCAGGATTACCATTACCTCATATTGAGATTTTTACAGGTTTTAGTTTAGCATCTTTAACACCCTATATTTTTACGGCGATAACCTTAGCTTTATTGGGCGCTATCGATTCGTTGTTAACTAGTGTGGTTGCTGATAATATGACCAAAACAAAGCATAAGCCCAACAAGGAATTGGTTGGTCAAGGAATTGGTAATAGTATTGGTGCTATTTTCGGAGGTCTTCCAGGAGCAGGAGCAACAATCCGTACCGTCGTTAATATTAATTCTGGAGGCAAAACAAGATTATCAGGGATGATTGCTGGTGTTTTACTGCTTGTTATTCTTTTGGCCTTAGGGCCTGTAGCATCTGAGATTCCTGCTGCAGTATTAGCAGGGATTTTGATTACTGTAGGTATTGGAGTGATGGATTATAAAGGGTTAAAAGCGATTCCGGCATTACCAAAAGACATTAGCTTTGGGCCGATTAAATTAAGTTCAGAAGTCTTGATAATGCTTGTTGTTTTGGTGTTGTCGACATTTTGGAATTTAGTTTATGCCGTAGGTATTGGGTTGGTTATTGCTTCATTAATGTTTATGAAGAAAATAGGGGATTTAACAGCAGAACGCTCAGATGTAAAATCTTTGAAGGAAGAAACGTGGGCAGATGAAGGAGGTTTTCCTTCAAGTTTAAGAGAGGAAGTTTTTATAAAACATGTTAAAGGGCCTTTGTTTTTTGGCTCTACTAGCGATTTTCAAGCTTTAACTTCTCAAATTCCCAAAACAGCAAAAATAGTTATTATAAGGTTAGGGCGCATGCAGTATATGGACCAATCAGGTCTTTATGCCATGGAAGATATGCTTCAAGAATTGAAAATGGATAACATACAAGTCTTGTTTGTAGGGCTATTAAAACAACCGCGTTATATGATGGAGCGTATTGATATTATTCCAGACTTTATTCCTACAGAACATATTTTTAAAGATTTCAAAACTTGTCTGCAATGGGTGAGGTCTAACGTAAAAGACGTACATTAG
- a CDS encoding DUF2490 domain-containing protein: MKKKSKIATLIIALVLPFFAVGQDSNLGNWLIYIGNKKLNSKWNIHNEVQYRNYNAIGDLEQLLLRTGIGYNLTENNNNILLGYGYILSENYVGDTDEKVSVNEHRIFQQFITKQNVGKVGLNHRYRFEQRFVEDDFRMRFRYFLGINVPLQYKEGGKNPLYLSAYNEIFLNTESSIFDRNRVYGGLGYKFSDNLRLELGYMNQYFETSGRDQINIIAFVNF; the protein is encoded by the coding sequence ATGAAAAAGAAAAGTAAAATAGCAACACTAATCATCGCATTAGTGTTGCCTTTTTTTGCTGTGGGTCAAGATAGTAATTTAGGAAATTGGTTAATTTACATTGGTAATAAAAAACTGAATTCTAAATGGAATATCCATAACGAGGTTCAGTATAGAAATTACAATGCCATTGGAGATTTAGAGCAGTTGCTTTTAAGAACAGGTATTGGCTATAACTTAACCGAAAACAACAACAATATTTTGTTGGGTTATGGTTATATTTTATCTGAAAATTATGTTGGTGATACAGACGAAAAAGTATCCGTAAACGAGCACCGAATTTTTCAACAGTTTATAACAAAACAAAATGTTGGAAAAGTTGGTTTGAATCATCGTTACCGTTTTGAACAACGTTTCGTTGAGGACGACTTTAGAATGCGATTTAGGTATTTTTTGGGAATCAATGTTCCACTTCAATATAAGGAAGGCGGCAAAAATCCATTATACCTTTCTGCCTATAACGAAATATTCTTGAATACAGAATCTTCAATCTTTGATAGAAATAGAGTTTATGGAGGTTTAGGCTATAAGTTTTCAGATAATTTAAGATTGGAATTAGGCTACATGAATCAGTATTTTGAAACTTCTGGAAGAGATCAAATAAATATTATAGCATTTGTAAATTTCTGA
- a CDS encoding carbonic anhydrase family protein yields MKAHTRETQSTMTPEKSLEFLKEGNQRFQDNLKANRNLLEQVNDTSDGQFPFATILSCIDSRVSAELVFDQGLGDIFSVRIAGNFVNEDILGSMEFACKLAGTKLIVVLGHTSCGAVKGACDHAEMGNLTKLIQKITPAVNAVSEPKDESLRTSANLDFVDEVSKKNVELTIDRIHAESPILTEMEKNGEIKIIGAMYNVNTGAVEFY; encoded by the coding sequence ATGAAAGCACATACAAGAGAAACCCAGTCAACAATGACACCAGAAAAGTCATTAGAATTTTTAAAAGAAGGAAATCAGCGGTTTCAAGATAATTTGAAAGCCAACCGTAATCTTTTAGAACAGGTAAATGATACAAGCGATGGTCAGTTCCCATTTGCAACCATATTAAGTTGTATAGATTCAAGAGTGTCTGCTGAATTGGTTTTTGACCAAGGGTTAGGGGATATTTTTAGTGTAAGAATTGCTGGAAATTTTGTAAACGAAGATATCTTAGGGAGTATGGAGTTTGCTTGTAAATTGGCAGGAACAAAGTTAATAGTTGTACTAGGTCATACAAGCTGTGGAGCTGTTAAAGGCGCATGTGACCATGCGGAAATGGGTAATTTAACCAAATTAATACAAAAAATTACACCTGCTGTAAATGCAGTATCAGAACCTAAAGATGAAAGTTTACGAACGTCTGCAAATTTAGATTTTGTTGACGAAGTTTCCAAAAAGAACGTAGAGTTAACCATAGATAGAATTCACGCTGAGAGTCCAATCTTAACCGAAATGGAGAAAAACGGAGAAATTAAAATTATTGGAGCTATGTACAATGTTAATACTGGTGCCGTTGAATTTTACTAA
- a CDS encoding universal stress protein — protein MKNYKYKILVLSDLNKMARTTLKSSVSLANMIDAKIELFHVKEHINIINTDNQLSAMRILNEEQNKTKKEIEALVNTVSKEYEVEIDYNFSFGNIKDEISDYIESSQPDIIVLGQRDSPPFQLIGDSITLFVLKLFNGVIMISSNENALVPNEKMSLGVLNGSNSTFDTEFSKDLITHTTTPLISFKIINSQKVQDENASINGEKLVEYVFEQNDNAMTTLSSYLKKNSINLLYVDRAKNKTTNAKQISLREVVNKLNVSLLVSRV, from the coding sequence ATGAAAAATTATAAGTATAAAATACTTGTACTTTCAGATTTGAATAAAATGGCACGTACCACCTTAAAAAGTAGTGTGAGTTTGGCTAATATGATAGATGCAAAAATTGAATTATTTCATGTTAAAGAACACATAAACATTATTAATACGGATAATCAGTTATCTGCAATGCGTATTTTAAATGAAGAGCAAAATAAAACTAAAAAGGAGATCGAAGCCTTAGTTAATACTGTTTCCAAGGAATATGAGGTAGAGATAGATTATAATTTTTCATTTGGAAATATTAAAGATGAAATTAGTGATTACATTGAATCATCTCAACCAGATATTATTGTTTTAGGCCAACGTGATTCACCTCCGTTTCAACTTATAGGAGATAGTATTACACTTTTTGTGTTAAAACTTTTTAATGGTGTTATAATGATTTCTTCAAACGAAAATGCGTTGGTGCCCAATGAAAAAATGAGCTTAGGTGTCTTAAATGGCTCCAATAGCACTTTTGACACTGAGTTTTCTAAAGATTTAATAACACATACAACGACACCATTAATATCGTTTAAAATTATAAATAGTCAAAAAGTTCAAGACGAAAATGCTAGCATCAATGGGGAAAAACTGGTAGAATATGTTTTTGAGCAAAATGACAACGCTATGACAACGCTCTCTTCGTATCTCAAAAAAAACAGTATTAATTTATTGTATGTAGATAGAGCTAAAAACAAAACAACTAATGCAAAGCAAATATCACTGAGAGAAGTGGTCAATAAGTTGAATGTTTCGCTACTGGTTTCGAGAGTATAA
- a CDS encoding SulP family inorganic anion transporter, with product MFKTLKSDLPASVVVFFVALPLCLGIALASGAPLFSGLIAGIIGGIIVGSLSGSKIGVSGPAAGLAAIVLTAIGTLGGYENFLVAVVLGGIIQLVFGILKAGIIGYYFPSSVIKGMLTGIGIIIILKQIPHFFGYDAEPEGADSFFEMSGENTFSAIWHIFDNLILGSMIVGFISLGILLLWSNVLSKKGKIFEIIQGPLVAVVVGIIFYVVTQSNDTLAIAESHLVSVPVPDDFDSFIGQFSFPNFAVITNPEVWIVGFTIALVASLETLLCVEATDKLDPDKNVTPTNRELLAQGTGNIISGLIGGLPITQVIVRSSANIQSGGKTKMSAIIHGFLLLISVILIPTLLNKIPLSVLAAILLIVGYKLAKPALFKKMYKLGWKQSVPFFVTVVGIVFTDLLVGIGLGLAVGIVVILIKSYQNSHFLHIQDKSNGKHKIKMELAEEVTFFNKGAILKELDSLPRDTSLEFDVTKTRYLDYDIVEILDDFAFKAKERNIDIKLISKRGIVENPPSFIEFFQLRPKSDISLS from the coding sequence ATGTTTAAAACTTTAAAAAGCGATTTACCTGCAAGTGTCGTTGTATTTTTTGTGGCATTACCATTATGTTTAGGTATTGCTTTAGCCAGTGGAGCACCTCTTTTCTCTGGTTTAATAGCCGGAATTATTGGAGGAATTATAGTCGGATCTTTAAGTGGATCTAAAATAGGAGTAAGTGGACCTGCTGCTGGCCTAGCAGCAATTGTACTAACAGCCATCGGCACCTTGGGAGGTTATGAAAACTTCTTGGTTGCGGTGGTTCTTGGTGGAATTATTCAATTGGTATTTGGGATTTTAAAAGCCGGAATTATAGGCTATTATTTTCCTTCTTCAGTGATTAAAGGCATGCTTACAGGTATCGGAATTATTATTATTCTGAAACAAATTCCTCATTTCTTTGGGTATGACGCTGAACCTGAAGGAGCTGATAGCTTTTTTGAAATGTCTGGTGAAAACACCTTCTCGGCAATTTGGCATATTTTTGACAACCTTATCCTAGGGTCCATGATTGTTGGCTTTATATCTTTGGGTATCTTGTTGTTATGGAGCAATGTACTATCCAAAAAAGGAAAAATTTTCGAAATCATTCAAGGACCTTTGGTCGCTGTTGTGGTCGGTATCATTTTTTATGTGGTCACACAGTCTAATGATACGCTTGCTATTGCAGAATCACATTTGGTAAGTGTTCCTGTTCCAGATGATTTTGACTCTTTTATTGGCCAATTCAGTTTCCCTAATTTTGCAGTGATTACAAATCCAGAAGTTTGGATTGTAGGTTTTACAATTGCACTAGTAGCAAGTTTGGAAACCTTGCTTTGTGTGGAAGCTACGGATAAATTAGATCCTGATAAAAATGTAACGCCAACAAATAGAGAGTTATTAGCTCAAGGGACGGGTAATATAATATCAGGGTTGATAGGTGGACTTCCTATAACGCAAGTAATCGTGCGAAGTTCTGCGAATATTCAATCTGGTGGAAAGACGAAAATGTCTGCAATTATTCATGGTTTCCTTTTACTAATTTCAGTGATTTTAATTCCTACGTTACTGAATAAAATTCCTTTATCTGTTTTAGCCGCCATTTTACTAATTGTAGGTTATAAATTGGCAAAGCCAGCTTTATTTAAGAAAATGTATAAGTTAGGCTGGAAACAATCAGTACCGTTTTTTGTTACCGTAGTAGGAATCGTATTTACAGATTTATTGGTGGGTATTGGTTTAGGATTAGCAGTAGGTATAGTTGTAATACTAATAAAAAGCTACCAAAACTCACATTTCTTACATATCCAAGATAAGAGTAACGGAAAACATAAAATTAAAATGGAGCTTGCTGAAGAAGTTACGTTCTTTAACAAAGGTGCGATTTTAAAAGAATTAGATAGTTTGCCTAGAGATACCTCTTTAGAATTTGATGTGACCAAAACCAGATATTTGGATTACGATATTGTTGAAATTCTCGACGATTTTGCTTTCAAGGCCAAAGAAAGAAATATTGATATCAAATTAATTTCAAAAAGAGGTATAGTTGAAAATCCTCCAAGTTTTATTGAGTTCTTTCAATTGAGACCAAAATCAGATATAAGTTTAAGCTAG
- a CDS encoding tetratricopeptide repeat protein yields MRAITILLLCCLSFIGFSQNDKTFDEANALYNDGKYAEAIDKYKSILDSNQHSSELYFNLGNANYKLNNIAPSIYYYEKALLLDPNDKDIQNNLAFAQNMTIDAIDKVPVVGFSRLINNIVNTFSTDIWAKIAVGGVILFVIIFLAYHFSYSTSRKRIAFVTSIVSLFIACFALAMAFQKEGLNKSDNPAIVFAQESRVKTDPNPTSEEVFRLYEGTKVQVLETYDDWNEIQLADNSTGWIPSKDIKMLKDF; encoded by the coding sequence ATGAGAGCCATTACCATTTTACTTTTATGTTGTTTGAGTTTCATTGGTTTTTCGCAAAATGATAAAACTTTCGATGAAGCGAATGCCTTATACAACGACGGAAAATATGCTGAAGCTATTGATAAATATAAATCTATTTTAGACTCAAATCAACATTCTTCAGAGTTGTATTTCAATTTAGGAAATGCCAATTATAAGCTCAACAATATTGCGCCTAGTATTTATTATTACGAAAAAGCATTATTATTAGACCCTAATGATAAGGACATACAAAACAATCTGGCTTTTGCACAAAATATGACGATTGATGCTATTGATAAAGTTCCGGTGGTAGGTTTTTCACGACTTATAAATAATATAGTTAACACGTTCAGTACCGATATTTGGGCGAAAATTGCGGTTGGAGGCGTAATTTTATTTGTGATTATCTTCTTGGCCTATCATTTCTCATATTCCACTTCAAGAAAGAGGATTGCCTTTGTAACTAGTATCGTCAGTTTATTTATCGCTTGTTTTGCTTTGGCTATGGCCTTTCAAAAGGAGGGTTTAAATAAAAGTGATAATCCGGCGATAGTCTTTGCGCAAGAAAGTAGAGTAAAAACAGATCCTAACCCTACTAGTGAAGAAGTTTTTAGACTATATGAAGGTACCAAGGTTCAAGTATTGGAAACTTACGACGATTGGAATGAGATTCAATTAGCTGATAATTCCACAGGTTGGATTCCTTCCAAAGACATCAAAATGTTAAAGGATTTTTAG
- a CDS encoding BatD family protein, whose protein sequence is MNPIIKNISILFLILATSIASAQIKFEAKVSKKKLGVNERLRIDFEMNQDGDNFVPPSFEDFDVVGGPNTSVSNYSRNGKRSFNKTYSYFLAPKQRGKFTIKQATIEIDGETYKTFPITIEVTAAVNKPNGETAASDIAAENVHLIAEVSKSDPYLNEAITVVYKLYVSLETTVSGWQEKDKPRYNDFWSQNIEVKGFNVMNGDYKGEEYRYVVLKKVVLYPQKTGALKLEPLVLDVNVEVPSNRRDIFGRRLMTKVPQVVTAGSRTINVKPLPEQGKPSDFKGAVGNFSFNVTTSKTQLNATESLQAKLEVKGKGNLKLFELPKLTVPSSLEVYEPEHQENVRTNLSGMQGGISDTYTIVPQYRGKYPVPSISFSYFDPDTESYKRITSEEIVIDVLEGPMASNTNAENPAPSTKQSVNPDTNTFAFIKTGSNWLPIKKETFFNSTGFWSLVLLPFLAIPLAIVVRRKKDERDADVQGNRIRKADRLAKKYLSEAKKAMGQKESFYLALEKALHNYLKAKLNIETSDFNKEKIESLLIERHVEPDVVSDFISILENCELARYTPITQVTMQNDYDKAAKTISLIDKQLR, encoded by the coding sequence ATGAATCCAATAATAAAAAACATATCAATATTATTCCTAATACTTGCTACAAGTATCGCTTCCGCACAGATAAAATTTGAAGCCAAAGTCAGCAAGAAAAAATTAGGAGTTAACGAGCGCTTGCGTATCGATTTTGAAATGAACCAAGATGGCGACAATTTTGTGCCACCAAGTTTTGAGGATTTTGATGTGGTTGGTGGTCCAAATACCTCAGTTAGTAATTATTCCAGAAACGGAAAACGTTCGTTCAATAAAACTTATAGTTATTTTTTAGCACCAAAACAACGCGGCAAATTCACGATAAAGCAAGCCACAATAGAAATTGATGGTGAGACGTACAAGACGTTTCCAATCACTATTGAAGTTACTGCGGCCGTTAACAAACCCAATGGAGAAACAGCAGCGTCGGATATCGCTGCGGAAAACGTACATCTCATTGCTGAGGTAAGCAAAAGCGATCCATACCTCAATGAAGCGATTACGGTAGTTTATAAACTTTATGTGTCATTAGAAACTACGGTTAGTGGTTGGCAGGAAAAAGATAAGCCTAGATATAATGATTTTTGGAGTCAGAATATTGAAGTTAAAGGTTTCAATGTCATGAATGGAGACTATAAGGGAGAAGAGTATCGCTATGTAGTTCTAAAAAAAGTAGTACTATATCCTCAGAAAACAGGTGCTTTAAAACTAGAACCGCTAGTATTGGATGTCAATGTGGAAGTGCCATCAAATCGACGTGATATTTTTGGAAGACGCTTAATGACTAAAGTGCCACAAGTGGTTACTGCTGGTAGCAGAACGATTAATGTGAAACCGTTACCAGAACAGGGAAAACCTTCCGATTTTAAAGGTGCTGTTGGTAATTTCTCTTTTAATGTGACCACGAGTAAGACGCAATTGAATGCTACAGAATCCCTTCAGGCTAAACTAGAAGTTAAAGGAAAAGGGAATTTAAAATTATTCGAATTGCCAAAGTTAACCGTTCCGAGTTCATTAGAGGTTTATGAACCTGAACATCAAGAAAATGTTCGCACCAATTTAAGCGGAATGCAAGGCGGCATTTCAGATACTTACACGATTGTACCACAGTATAGAGGAAAATATCCTGTACCAAGTATTTCGTTCTCATATTTTGATCCCGATACCGAAAGTTATAAGCGTATCACTTCAGAAGAAATAGTGATCGATGTTTTGGAAGGCCCAATGGCTTCAAATACCAATGCTGAAAACCCAGCACCAAGTACAAAGCAAAGCGTAAATCCTGATACTAATACATTTGCCTTTATAAAAACAGGATCAAATTGGTTGCCAATTAAAAAAGAAACCTTCTTTAATTCTACAGGGTTTTGGTCGTTGGTGTTATTGCCATTCTTAGCGATTCCTTTAGCTATTGTGGTGAGACGTAAAAAAGACGAACGCGATGCAGACGTGCAAGGCAATCGTATTAGAAAAGCAGATCGTTTAGCTAAAAAGTATTTAAGTGAAGCTAAAAAAGCGATGGGACAAAAAGAGTCGTTTTACTTAGCTTTAGAGAAAGCGCTTCATAACTATTTAAAAGCAAAATTGAATATTGAAACCAGTGATTTTAATAAAGAAAAAATCGAAAGTCTATTAATAGAACGACACGTTGAACCTGATGTGGTTTCAGATTTCATTTCAATATTAGAAAATTGTGAATTAGCACGTTACACACCAATTACTCAGGTGACCATGCAGAATGATTACGATAAAGCGGCAAAGACAATTTCATTAATCGATAAACAACTTAGATAA
- a CDS encoding tetratricopeptide repeat protein, which produces MKIYITLIALLVGSFGFSQDLDEAQLKADKNATDLVHQANELVGKDNYIEAEMAYRKAISEAPSKAVGAYNLAHSYYKKGSFDEALFRSQEAAKNATSKDEKHRAFHNMGNILMENKACKEAVEAYKNALRSNPSDEETRYNFALAKECAEQQKQDGGGEDDKKDDNKDEEQNKEDEQKKDDQNKDDKENKDNEDKKDEGDQDKKDGDKDKYEDGKPKDDKKDEGKGDEDKKDENQKPKPQPGQMSPQQIKNILEAMQNQEQKVQEKMNAEKQKGAKVKTEKDW; this is translated from the coding sequence ATGAAAATATACATCACACTCATCGCACTTTTAGTTGGAAGTTTTGGCTTTTCCCAAGATTTGGATGAAGCACAACTAAAAGCAGATAAAAACGCTACTGATCTCGTTCATCAGGCTAACGAGCTGGTTGGAAAAGATAACTATATTGAAGCTGAAATGGCCTACAGAAAAGCCATTTCTGAAGCGCCAAGTAAAGCCGTCGGTGCTTATAATTTAGCACATTCCTATTATAAGAAAGGGAGTTTTGATGAAGCTTTATTTAGAAGTCAAGAAGCAGCTAAGAACGCCACATCTAAAGACGAGAAACACCGCGCGTTTCATAATATGGGTAATATTTTAATGGAAAATAAGGCGTGCAAAGAAGCTGTTGAAGCCTATAAAAATGCTTTAAGAAGTAACCCAAGTGACGAGGAAACCCGTTACAATTTCGCCTTAGCCAAAGAATGTGCCGAACAGCAAAAGCAAGATGGTGGCGGCGAAGATGATAAGAAAGACGACAACAAAGACGAAGAACAAAATAAGGAAGACGAGCAAAAGAAAGACGACCAGAACAAAGACGATAAAGAAAATAAGGATAACGAGGACAAAAAAGACGAAGGCGACCAAGATAAAAAGGATGGCGACAAGGATAAGTATGAAGATGGAAAACCAAAAGACGATAAAAAGGATGAAGGAAAAGGCGATGAAGATAAGAAAGATGAAAACCAGAAACCAAAACCACAACCTGGACAAATGTCACCTCAGCAGATAAAAAACATTCTGGAGGCCATGCAAAACCAAGAACAGAAAGTACAGGAGAAAATGAATGCTGAAAAGCAAAAAGGTGCTAAGGTTAAAACTGAGAAGGACTGGTAA
- a CDS encoding vWA domain-containing protein gives MFRLDEKIWFWTLLVIPVIILLFVILQIWRRSAQKKFADSALLKRLSPNQSLFKSILKVFVLCGAFACLSLALVNPKIGTKLETVRSEGVDVVFAIDVSKSMLAEDIAPNRLEKSQQLVTQIINSLVSDRVGIIAYAGKAFPQLPITTDYASAKMFLQNMNTDMLSSQGTAISEAIQLSKTYFDNEDQANRVLIIISDGEDHDGEALDVAEEAAEQGIRILTVGVGDLKGGPIPIKRNGVILNYKKDNQGETVITRLDETTLKEIAAEANGVYINGRNTSEVVNTIKDELDKMDKQEFESKQIADFKDQFQWFLAFGILLLFIDIFFLERKTAWLKKLNLFNENF, from the coding sequence TTGTTTAGACTCGATGAAAAAATATGGTTTTGGACATTACTGGTAATTCCAGTAATTATTTTGCTGTTTGTAATACTTCAGATTTGGAGACGGTCAGCACAGAAAAAATTTGCCGATTCTGCCTTGTTAAAGCGTTTGAGTCCCAATCAATCATTATTTAAAAGTATATTAAAGGTATTTGTGCTTTGTGGCGCATTCGCTTGTTTGTCATTGGCTTTGGTCAATCCAAAAATTGGCACAAAATTGGAGACTGTACGCAGTGAAGGGGTGGATGTAGTCTTTGCCATCGACGTCTCTAAAAGTATGTTGGCAGAAGATATTGCGCCAAATCGACTGGAAAAATCGCAGCAATTGGTCACGCAGATTATTAATAGTTTAGTGAGCGATCGTGTTGGAATTATTGCGTATGCAGGCAAAGCATTTCCGCAATTACCTATCACCACGGATTATGCTTCGGCAAAAATGTTTTTACAAAATATGAATACAGATATGTTGTCCTCACAAGGAACAGCAATTAGCGAAGCGATTCAATTGTCTAAGACGTATTTTGATAATGAAGATCAAGCTAATCGTGTTTTAATTATCATTTCCGACGGAGAAGATCATGATGGTGAAGCACTCGATGTTGCCGAGGAAGCTGCAGAGCAAGGCATAAGAATATTGACTGTTGGCGTTGGAGATTTGAAAGGTGGGCCAATCCCGATAAAACGAAATGGAGTCATTCTTAACTATAAGAAAGATAACCAAGGCGAAACAGTAATAACGCGTTTGGACGAAACCACACTTAAAGAAATTGCGGCAGAAGCAAATGGCGTTTACATTAATGGGAGAAATACGTCTGAAGTTGTAAATACCATTAAAGACGAATTGGATAAAATGGATAAGCAGGAATTTGAGTCGAAGCAAATTGCGGATTTTAAGGATCAATTCCAATGGTTTTTGGCTTTCGGAATTTTGTTGTTATTCATCGATATCTTCTTTTTGGAACGAAAAACGGCTTGGTTGAAGAAGCTTAACTTGTTCAATGAGAATTTTTAG